GGTTCCGGCTGCGCCATGATGAACTCACTCCTCTTGTCGGTACGGAAGCAGCGTGTTGCGCGCCCGCAGGGCTTTCGGATCGATCCACGCGCCACGCTGCAGGAGGTACTGCAACGTGTGTTCCAACGCGGCGACCATGCCGCCCTCCAAAGAGGCCCGAGCCCTGGCCCGGAGCCGGTCGACGCCGGGAAAATCGTGAGCCGGCTCCAAAAGGTCCGCGAGGTACACGACCATGTCGAGCCGGGACATTCCGGCGTCGCCCGTGGTGTGCAACCGCACGGCCTGCAACACGTCTGCGTCGGTCTCGCCGAAGTCGTCCGGCAGGCAGGCCGCGGCCAGCGGGCCGTGCAACAGGTGCGGGTGCGCCTCGTACTCCGGCGTCAGGATGCCCTTTTCTCTCGCGCGGGCGATCTGCTCCGCCGCGGGCAGCTCCTTGTATGCGTCGTGCCAAAGGCCGGCGCGTTCGGCCGCCTCGGCTTGGACGCCGTGAAGCTCGGCAAGTTCCCTGGCCGTTTCGGCCACGCGCAACGAATGCTCGTAACGTTCCCTCGATAGACGATTCGACAGAACGGCACGGATTTCGTCGCGACTGAGCACACGGCCACCCCGCGAGTTGACGTAAGTCGACAGGCTCATTATGGCCGAACGGCGCCGGCGTCGCCAGGGCCTTCGCCACGATCGCGGTACAGGCCCATCTTGTGGATGTACGCTTCGACTTCGCGCGGCACGAGATACCGGATCGGCCGTCCGGTGCGGACGCGCTCCCGCAGGTCGCGCGAGGCGATGGCCAGGGCGGGCACTTCCAACGTGCGGATGCGGTCCCGCGAGAAGGGGCCGAGGGCTTCCTTCACCGCCTCCAGGCGCCGCAGCGGGTAGCCCGGCCGGGTTGCCGCGACGAAGCGCGCCTGCGCGAGAAGCTCTTGCGGCTCCCGCCAGTTGAGGATCTCCAGGATCGCATCCGCGCCCGTGATGAACCAGAGGTCCGCGTCCGGGTGATCCTCCCGGAACTGGCGCAGCGTGTCGATGGTGTACGACGGCGCCGGCCGCTCCAACTCGATCCGCGACACCTCGAACGCCGGATGGTCGAGCGTGGCGAGGAGCGTCATCGCGAACCGGTGTTCCGCCGGCGTGATGTCCCGGCCCGGCTTGTGGGGCGGCTGTCCGGCGGGGACGAAGATCACGCGGTCCAGGCCGAGCGCGTGGCGCGCGGCGTCGGCCGCGACGAGGTGACCCAGGTGGATCGGGTCGAAGGTGCCGCCCATGAGACCGATGGATGGCAAGGCCAGACCTACTCCCACACGAATTCCCAAGCGCCGATGCGGACGGTGTCGCCCGGTTGCGCTCCCGCCTTTTTCAGCGCGGATTCGACGCCCCAGCGCTCGAGCCTGCGCTGAAGATAAAGAAGCGCCTCGCGATTGTCGAGATCCGTCATCGCGACCGCGCGCTCCACGCGACGGCCACGGACCACCCACGTGCCGTCGTCGAGCCGCTCGACGAAGATCGCCGTCTCGTCGTCCACGTCGCGCAGCACGAACGGCTGCTCGGGAGCGACGTTCGGCTTCGGCAACTCAAGCAGCGCCTGGCCGGCCGCCTCCACCAGCTCGCGGACGCCGCGCCCCGTCACGGCGGAAATCGAGAAGAAACGGCGGCCGAGCCGCTCCGCCTCCGCCTTCAGGCGACGGATGCCGTCCTCGGCGTCGGGAATGTCCGCCTTTGTGGCGACGATCCACTGGGGCCGCTCCGCGAGTTCCGCGCGGTACGCGCGCAGCTCCGCGTCGATGGCGTGCAGGGCGTCGACCGGGTCGCGCCCCTCCGTGGCGGCGGCGTCGACGAGATGCAGGAGCAGGCGGCAGCGCTCCACATGCCGCAGGAACTCGTCCCCCAGGCCCGCGCCCTGGTGCGCTCCCTCGATGAGGCCCGGGATGTCCGCCATCACGAAGCTGCCGCCGGACCAACCGACCACGCCCAGGTGGGGGGTCAGCGTCGTGAACGGGTAGTCGGCCACTTTGGGCCTCGCCGCGCTGACGACGGACAACAGCGTGGACTTGCCCGCATTCGGGAAGCCGACGAGGCCCACGTCGGCGAGGAGCTTCAGCTCCAGGCGGATCACGCGCTCCTCGCCCGGCTCGCCGCGTTCCGCGATGCGCGGCGCCTGCCGCACGCTCGACACGAAGCGCGCGTTGCCCCGGCCGCCGCGGCCGCCCTTCGCCACGACCGCCTCCGCCCCGTCCTCGACGAGGTCGGCGAGAAGCGCGCCCGTTTCGTCATCGTAGACGAGCGTTCCCACGGGGACCGGGACGATGAGATCCTCGCCGTCCGCGCCGCGCTTGTTGCTGCCTTGGCCGTTGCGGCCGCGCGCGGCCTTGAGGAGGCGACGATGGCGGAATTCGAAGAGGGTGTTGAGGCGCGCGTCCGCGCGCAGGATGACGTCGCCGCCGCGGCCGCCGTCCCCGCCGTCCGGCCCGCCGTAGGGGACGTATTTCTCGCGCCGGAACGAGAGGGCGCCGTGGCCGCCGTCTCCGGCTTTGACGCGAATGATGGCGCGGTCGACGAACATGGCGTTAGCTTATCACCGACCAGCGGCTGCGAATGCGGGTGCCGCGCGCGCCGTCCTCCAGTTCGACATCCGGTTCGAGCTGGACGTCGACCTTCCCGGCCAGCGCCGCCATGACCGGCGCCAAGCGCCGGAATGCCGCCTCGCCCGTCATCGACCAGATCTCGCAGACCAGGTCCCCGTCCGGCAAGCCTGCGGACAGGACGAGTTGAGGCGGTTCCGCGCCCGTGGCCGCCGCCGCTTCACGGCAGGCGCGCAGAAGGTCGAGGACGCCGCGGCGCTCGGAGTCGGGAAGGTCGTCCGGAGCCCGGTCGCCGCCCCGCACGCGGCACACCGTGCCCTCCGTGCGGGCCGTGGCTGCCGTCCAGACGAGCGCGGCCGCGAGCCAGTCCGGGCACCGGTTCAGCGCGCGACCTTCCGCCGAGAGATCGTCCGTGAACGCGCGCAAGAGGCTGGCCGCCCGCGCCGGCTCGCCGATCTGCAACCACCCGCTGACGACTTGCAGCACATTCGCCGTGTCGTGTCGCCACACGGCCGACAACAGGCGAATGTCAGCGTCCTGCCACACCATGGTCCGACCTTTCCCGAATGCAGAAAGAAGGCGGCCCGCCAAGGCCGCCCGAAGAGAACGCGGTCATCCGTTCACTCCGCCGCGACGGACAGAGGTTCGACGTGCACGCGCTTGCGGTGGCCATTTCCGTCGAAGCGGACGATGCCGTCGACGAGCGCGAACAGGGTGTCGTCGCCGCCCCGGCCGACGTTCCGCCCCGGATGGAAACGCGTGCCGCGCTGCCGGACAATGATGCTGCCGGCCGTCACCACCTGGCCGTCAAAGCGCTTGACGCCGAGGCGCTTGGAGTTGCTGTCACGCCCGTTGCGCGTGCTGCCGCCGCCCTTCTTGTGGGCGAACAGTTGCAGGTCAAACTGGCGCATGGTCTTCACCCTTTCCCCGGCGGGCGCCTCGATCCGGCTCACGGCCGGCGCCGCGCACGCCCGCGCGGTCCTCAAGACGGAAATGGTTTCCATAGTCCCGAGCGATGGCGGCCAACCCGGCCACGATCGTCTCCAGCACGTCCTGCGCGCGCGCGTCCACATGCGCGTCCGGCTGCTCCGGGACGACGAGCCTCAGCGCGCCCGGGCGCTGGTCGTGCGCGAACCGCGCGCCGACGCGTTCCAGGCCGAGCGGCGCCGTCTGCGAGAGCGCCGAGACGGCCGCGCAGACGATGTCGTTGCCGTAGCTGCCGAAGTTCGCGTGGCCGCGCACGTGCAACTCGCGGATCCGGCCGGCGGCATCGCGCCGCACGACGGCCCGCAGCATGCTCAACCCTCGATGCGGTCGATGCGCACGGTGGTGAACGCCTGCCGGTGGCCCTTCTTGCGGCGATAGTTCACCTTGGGCTTGTACTTGAAGACGATGATCTTGCGATCCCGCCCGTGGCCGACGACGCGCCCGACGACGCGCGCCCCCTCCACCGTGGGCGTGCCCACGCGCAGCTCCGCGCCTTCGCCGACGGCGAGAACGCGGTCGAACGTGACCTCGCTGTCGGGTTCGGCGTGCAGGCGCTCCACGCGCAGGACCTCGCCCTCGCGCACGCGGTACTGCTTCCCGCCGGTTTCAATGATGGCGTACATCCGAAACCTCCTGAACGCTCACAGCGTCGCCCGCGAGCGACAAATCCACAAGTGTGAATGTTAACAGAGCGCGCGGCGACCGTCAACGATCGCCGACTCCAATGTGGCGCGACTCGCCCGTTCGTGGTCAAATGAATCTGGTATGAACGCCATTCACCTGTCTCTCGCATACCTCGTCGTCGCCGGCTATTTCGTCGCCATGGTCTGGGGCGTCGGCGCCTGGCTGCTGCGCCGGCCGCGGGTCGCCGTCGCGTACTGGTGGTACCTGCGCGCCGTCGCGGCCCTGCTCGCCCTGCAGGCCGTGTTCGGCATCGCCATGTACGCCGCGGGGATGCGGCCGCCGACGCCGCTCCACGTCATGTACGGCGCGATCCTCTTTATCGGCGCGGGGCTTGCGGAATCCCTGCGGCCCGGCGGCCGGTTGCGCCGCCGTTACGCCGAGGCCGGCCACCCGCTGCACGAGCCGCGCACCGCCGCCTTCCTTGGCTTCGCGCTGTGGGCCGTCTCCCTGCGCGCCGCGATGACGGGCCTCTGGGGCTTCTGACGGGCGGCTCAGGCTCCCGCTTCCTGCGCGCCGCGCCCGGGCCCGGCGGCCGGTCGCGGCGCCGGCGGGTTCCCGGGCGCTGCGTTCCCCGGGGCGCTGTCGAGAATGCGCGCCTTGCAGTAGGTGCGGAACACCTTCGTGACCTCGACGAGCAGCCGCTCACCCACGCGCTTGCCGCCGCCTTCGATGTCGACGACGTACCCTTCGATGCGCGCGATGCCGTCCGCGGCGTTCGTCACGTGCGGCTCCTCGACTTTGATCTCGAGCCGCTGGCCGACCTTCACCGGCAGGGCCTTGGCCTCCACGGAGGCGCGGTCGCCGAGCGCTCGCAGGTTCATGTCCTCGATGTGGCAGCTCTCCGACCCGCGAATGTAGATCGTCCGGCCGGTCTCGCGCTCCAGTTCCCGCAGGTTGACGCCGCCGGCGCCGATGAGCAGCGCCGCGACGGACGGGTGCACCTCGACGAGGATGGCCTCGCCGTCCGAGTTGCGGAGAATCCTGCGGATCTCCCGGCGCACGCGGCGCGAGGCCGTCTCCTCGTTCATCACGCGGCCGCGCCCGTCACAGTACGGGCACGGCTTGGTCAGCAGGTCGCGCAGGCTCTGGCGCCCCTTCTTCCGCGTCATCTCCACGAGGCCCAGCTGCGTGAGGCCGAGCACGGTGGGCTTGGCGTGGTCGTAACGCGTCGCCTCCACCAGCGTTTCCACGACCTTCTTGCGGTGCTCCGCCACCTCCATGTCGATGAAATCGACGACGATGATGCCGCCGATGTCGCGGAGGCGCAGCTGCCGCGCGATCTCCTTCGCCGCCTCCATGTTCGTCTTGAAGACGGTGTCCTGCAGGTCGCTCGTGTTGCCGACGTACTTGCCCGTGTTGACGTCGATCGCCGTGAGCGCCTCGGTCTGGTCGATCACCAGGTACCCGCCGCTCTTCAGCCACACGCGGCGGTTCAGCGCTTTTTCGATCTCCTCCTCCACGCCGTAGAAGCCGAAGAGCGACTGCGACTTGTTCGGCGGGTACAGCTCCAGG
The Clostridia bacterium DNA segment above includes these coding regions:
- the yqeK gene encoding bis(5'-nucleosyl)-tetraphosphatase (symmetrical) YqeK produces the protein MAETARELAELHGVQAEAAERAGLWHDAYKELPAAEQIARAREKGILTPEYEAHPHLLHGPLAAACLPDDFGETDADVLQAVRLHTTGDAGMSRLDMVVYLADLLEPAHDFPGVDRLRARARASLEGGMVAALEHTLQYLLQRGAWIDPKALRARNTLLPYRQEE
- a CDS encoding nicotinate-nucleotide adenylyltransferase; translated protein: MGGTFDPIHLGHLVAADAARHALGLDRVIFVPAGQPPHKPGRDITPAEHRFAMTLLATLDHPAFEVSRIELERPAPSYTIDTLRQFREDHPDADLWFITGADAILEILNWREPQELLAQARFVAATRPGYPLRRLEAVKEALGPFSRDRIRTLEVPALAIASRDLRERVRTGRPIRYLVPREVEAYIHKMGLYRDRGEGPGDAGAVRP
- a CDS encoding Rne/Rng family ribonuclease, producing MDREIVISAEGEEPRVAIVEDGQLVEIYIERPLTQRIVGNIYKGRVENVLPGMQAAFVNIGLDRNAFLFVDDAQPGRIEDEEDGAEESQASPPPNGRPRSITELVHEGQEVIVQIAKEPTGTKGARVTRNLTIPGRFLVLMPTADYVGVSRRIQSEEERERLKQIAYRIKSKGLGVIVRTVAEGRSEEELRQDWKYLKQAWNEVRAKSKRLPAPALLYKDLSLVQRTMRDQLNEHVTRIVVEGREEFERLTRFLDEFAPEYRDRLELYPPNKSQSLFGFYGVEEEIEKALNRRVWLKSGGYLVIDQTEALTAIDVNTGKYVGNTSDLQDTVFKTNMEAAKEIARQLRLRDIGGIIVVDFIDMEVAEHRKKVVETLVEATRYDHAKPTVLGLTQLGLVEMTRKKGRQSLRDLLTKPCPYCDGRGRVMNEETASRRVRREIRRILRNSDGEAILVEVHPSVAALLIGAGGVNLRELERETGRTIYIRGSESCHIEDMNLRALGDRASVEAKALPVKVGQRLEIKVEEPHVTNAADGIARIEGYVVDIEGGGKRVGERLLVEVTKVFRTYCKARILDSAPGNAAPGNPPAPRPAAGPGRGAQEAGA
- the obgE gene encoding GTPase ObgE; amino-acid sequence: MFVDRAIIRVKAGDGGHGALSFRREKYVPYGGPDGGDGGRGGDVILRADARLNTLFEFRHRRLLKAARGRNGQGSNKRGADGEDLIVPVPVGTLVYDDETGALLADLVEDGAEAVVAKGGRGGRGNARFVSSVRQAPRIAERGEPGEERVIRLELKLLADVGLVGFPNAGKSTLLSVVSAARPKVADYPFTTLTPHLGVVGWSGGSFVMADIPGLIEGAHQGAGLGDEFLRHVERCRLLLHLVDAAATEGRDPVDALHAIDAELRAYRAELAERPQWIVATKADIPDAEDGIRRLKAEAERLGRRFFSISAVTGRGVRELVEAAGQALLELPKPNVAPEQPFVLRDVDDETAIFVERLDDGTWVVRGRRVERAVAMTDLDNREALLYLQRRLERWGVESALKKAGAQPGDTVRIGAWEFVWE
- a CDS encoding Spo0B domain-containing protein, coding for MVWQDADIRLLSAVWRHDTANVLQVVSGWLQIGEPARAASLLRAFTDDLSAEGRALNRCPDWLAAALVWTAATARTEGTVCRVRGGDRAPDDLPDSERRGVLDLLRACREAAAATGAEPPQLVLSAGLPDGDLVCEIWSMTGEAAFRRLAPVMAALAGKVDVQLEPDVELEDGARGTRIRSRWSVIS
- a CDS encoding ribosomal-processing cysteine protease Prp encodes the protein MLRAVVRRDAAGRIRELHVRGHANFGSYGNDIVCAAVSALSQTAPLGLERVGARFAHDQRPGALRLVVPEQPDAHVDARAQDVLETIVAGLAAIARDYGNHFRLEDRAGVRGAGREPDRGARRGKGEDHAPV
- the rplU gene encoding 50S ribosomal protein L21; translated protein: MYAIIETGGKQYRVREGEVLRVERLHAEPDSEVTFDRVLAVGEGAELRVGTPTVEGARVVGRVVGHGRDRKIIVFKYKPKVNYRRKKGHRQAFTTVRIDRIEG
- the rpmA gene encoding 50S ribosomal protein L27, which translates into the protein MRQFDLQLFAHKKGGGSTRNGRDSNSKRLGVKRFDGQVVTAGSIIVRQRGTRFHPGRNVGRGGDDTLFALVDGIVRFDGNGHRKRVHVEPLSVAAE